cagggggaaagcaggaaggggggatgctggagctggggagacCCTCAGGCACCCCCACTCACCGATGTGGCTAACAGAGTCCATGATGGCACGGAAGAATTTGCGGACGTGGTCACCCACCACCTTGGCTTTCTGGGCAATGTCCTTGATTTTGGCCAGCACGTCTGTGGAGAGAGGGACCCCTGACCATACCCTGAGGGACAAGGGCAGCTCAGGGTTGGGCAGCGCTACCCAGGCTTCCCCCAGGAAGGGACCCTCCCATCCCCCTGCATCCCCTCGCCCCCCACTCACCCATCAGCGGCTCCTTGGCGCGTTGCAGCCGTTCGGCCGTCTGGTTGAGGGCGAGCTCGGCCCCGCATGACAGCGACTCGGCAGCCCGGGAGAAGTTTTGCAGGATGTTGGCGCAGGGGCCCTGCATGGCCATGCCCAGCGCCAGCACCAGCATCAgcatcttcccctcccctgcagGGACATGGCAGTCAGTCCTGGGGCTCAGATGGgacccagcagcccccagcaacCCCCCTAGCTTCTGGTGGCAGGACCCACAGCTCCTTACTGGTGAAGATGTGGGGCAGCGACAGCAGCACGGTGAGCCGCATCTTGGCAGAGAAGGCcatgcccagccccagcactgcacccAGGACGCTGGTGCTGACCAGGCAGAACCAGACGTTGTGGCCCTGCgccagcagcaccagagccCCGTAGAGGCTGGCCAGGATCATGCCCAGCAAGAAGCCGCCGGTGCTGCGGGCCAGCTGCCGCCCCTCACTCTCCTCCTCCGGCGGCTGGGGCTtctggggctgcctgcccttggAAAGCCGTGCCGGGCTCTTATCGCGGCTGTGCCGCCCCTGCAGGGCTCTcagggctctgcccagccacaTCCTGGCCTGGCTTGGGCTCTGCGAGGCTCCCGCCGGTCGCTCTGGCTCCGGCCGCAGGGCTCCGGGGGGCGGAACGGCGGCTCACAATGCCCCGGTTCCTCGGGAGCGTCCCAGCCCGCCGCGCCCGTTCCCTGGCAACAGCCCGTGTCGGCAGTTCGGGGGGGCGCAGCACTCTTGTCAGATCTGGGGGAGCATCGCGCTGTTATCGGATCTGAGGGAGCATCCCACCACTGTCAGATCTAGGGGAGCATCCCACCGCTGTCAGATCTAGGGGAGCATCCCACCGCTGTCAGATCTAGGGGAGCATCCCACCGCTGTCGGATCTGAGGGAGCATCCCACCACTGTCAGATCTAGGGGAGCATCCCACCGCTGTCGGTGTTGGGGAGCACCCCACTGTTGTTAGATCTGGGGAGCACCCCAGCACTGTCGGTGTTGGGGAGCACCCCACCGCTGTCGGTGTTGGGGAGCACCCCACTGTTGTTAGATCTGGGGAGCACCCCAGCACTGTCGGTGTTGGGGAGCACCCCAACGTTGTTAGTGTTGGGGAGCACCGCACCGTTGCTGGATCTGGGGAGCACCGCACCGTGTCCAGGACGAGGCACGGAGCCATGAAGCCAGTGATGGGTCCCAAGCAGGGCTGCTTGGTGGGGGCAGAAGCACCCAGGAGGCAGAAACCACCCAACATGAGTGAGattccccccccaccccaccccactcctgGCCCGGCTGCCCGTGGGCAGTGGGGGGGCAGGGCTGACgcctcccttctccctcagcCCTGAAGCGAGTGATGGTctcgctgctgcctgccccgTGCAGCCAGTTCCTCTGGAGCCAGCCGGACCAGTATCGTGCCAGCAAGTTCTTCTTGGGTGCCTGCGTCGGGATCATCTTTGGCCTTGGTGAGTGTGCCCCGGTGCCAGGTACAGTGGGGGGCCAGTGGCACCAGGGCTCAGGGCACGTTTGTGGGTGTTTCAGGGCTCTGCTGGCTCCTCATCATCCCCATGAACCTCACGGACACGAGCAAGATGTGGATTTCCTGGGGGCTTACAGGtgaggatggggctgggaggggactggggggggagagggggccATCGGGAGACTGACCTGGGGGGTTCTCCATGGGACCGTGGGGACAGCTCTCCGCTTTCTGCAGGGGTGACTGCCTTGGGCTGGGCCACGTCCCCCCACTTTCGCTGTGCCACCCTGCTCATGGTCCCCAAATTCCTGGGCAAGGAGGGCCGGGTCTACGTCCTCTCCATTGTCCTCGCCGCCATCTACAATGGTAGGGTCCCCCcacatccctgtcccctccagTGGGGTCCTGAGTGCTGGTGAGGTCTGAAACACCCCTGCTGGTGCCAGGGCCTGTGACCAATACCTGGCACAACCTGGAGGAGGTGACGCGCATGCTGGGCTGTGTAACGGAGATGCAGATCAACCACACTCGCCGGCTCTGGCAATTGATGATGGACCCCATGCGCAAAGTGATGGAGGACTTGATGGtgaggcagggggctggagtGGGTGGTGGGGGGCCCAGGGGATTGGAGATGAGCCTGTGTGTGTCCCCCTGGCAGTGGAGCGGGGAGACGCTGAGCACCGAGATGCAGAACATCTCGCATGCCTTCATGGCACTGAATGAGGAGGTGGCCAGCGAGGCAGGGTATGacctgaagcagcagcagtaccTGAAGCCGGAGCAGCAGCCGAAGCCCGAGCAGCAGCCGAAGCCGGAGCAGCAGCCGAAGCCCGAGCAGCACCCGAAGCCCAAGCAGCAGCCGAAGCCCGAGCAGCACCCGAAGCCCCAGGCAACCCAGAGCACCCAGCAGCTGTATGAAATGAAGACCAAAATGCGCTGCGTTTGTGAgtgggggggcaggaggctggcagcaggtggggtgggcagctgcCGGCCAGGTGATGAGGGGGATGCAGCCCCCCTGTACTGGCCTCACTGGGCACCCTGGGTTACTGGGGCCAGTGGGGCTGGGCGTGCATGGATGCTGAGGGTGCCTGTCCTCCAGACATGATCCAACTGGGCATGCAGCGCTGCTGGGACTGGTTCGACGAATTATACCAGGCTTGCTTGGCACAAGTGGCCGTGCCCATCATcagccacctcctctgcctgcccatgAAGTTCAAGTTCCTCTGCCACATTGCCAGGCGTGGGTGACGTGTGGGACCCTCACCCTGTCCTCCCTCAGTggggcagctccagctctgcccctgcagccccagggtgaTGCCCAGGGGTCGCAGCTGGGCTGGCACCCTCCCCACTCTGTGCCCACAGTCATGCAGACCTGGTGCCAGGACAGGATCCCTGTGGAGGGCAACTTCGGGCAGATGTATGACATGGTGAACAACTCCGTTGACAGCCTCAGCCAGGAATTCACTGCCAACATTGTCGTCCAGGTGGGTGcctgtccccccagcccagggccagggtgggtgctggatgctgcccagccccacagtcCCTCTGCCACAGGAGGAGCACCGCGAGATGCTGATGGGTGCCAACATAACATcggagcagctgctggaggaggtgaAAAAGCAGTTGCAGCAGCATGGTGCCTACGTGGGCCAGGCCGTCACCTTCTTCCGCCTGCTGCTCTCCTTCACCTTCCTCCTCGTCTTCATCTCGTGAGCTCCAGGatgggggagggcaggggggaggcaCTCCTGTGCCAGCCACAGGGAATGGAGGGGTGGGGGCTTCCTTTGGTAGCAAGTCTGGGGGGGGCACAaagacaagggggtgggggtgtcctgGGGGACTGCAGCCAGTCCTTTGTCCCCCTCTGGACCCCCACCTCTTGCCAGGGCGTTCTCCTACACCAGGAAGTACTGCAAGGACATCTCCTTCGACAACATCTACATCAGCACCTACTTCCGCCAAATTGATGCCCGCCGCAAAAAGCAGGTGAGGGGGAAGAAGGGGCGAAAGGTGGCTCccccccatggcagggggtcCCGGGGGACTGTGCTGAGCCACCTTgctccccctctcccagcacaaGCGGACGCTGCTACCCCTGCGCCGGGCAGAGGTCTCCACCATCATCTTCCCGTGCCGCCTGACCATGCAGACGCCTGAGGTGCAGAGCATGgtgaggggctggcagggggctggggggctggggggctggggggctggggctggggggcaggctGCGTCAGACCTCACTCCCTacaggtgctgcagctgctggagtgCGTTGCACCCCTGATCCTCCTCATCCTTGCCTGCATCCTGGACCACGTGCTCTTCACCACGCTCAGCGTCATCCAGCAGCACTCCTTTGTGCAGTACTCCTTCCAGagtgagcccccagccccacagtgcCAGGGGGCAgtccccagccccatggccGCAGCATGCCCCGCAGCAATGCAAGGGtcatcccccacctccccagccccacagcttcCCCCCCTCCATGCTCTCATCCCACAGGCAGCCACCACTTGGTCGTCCATGTGATGGGCACATCCCTGATGGCTCGGCTCCTGCGGACCACCATCGGTGTCCTCAACTCCTCCTCTGACACCAGTCTGGAGACGTCCAACATAGGTGAGACACCTCAGGGATGGGAcaccctctgccccagctccatGGCCTGGCCACTGCTGCCtcgcagaggggctgggggggtttTGCCCAGGGGCTCAGCGATGCCACCAtgtccccagcctgcctgccgCAGCCCCAGAGCATGAAGAGGCAGGAGTACctgagcagctgcctgcccctggccttgctggcactgctctgcctgGTCCAGGTCTACATGTACCGCCTGCGCCGCGTCATCGCAGCCTTCTACTTCCCCAAGGTGAGCGGCAGTGCCAGCACCAACTGAGGGCCTGGCACAGCTTGGGCTGGCCCAGGGGGGCATTGTTGGGGGTCCCCGGGCACCCTTCATGGTTTTTGCTGGCGCAGCGGGAGAAGAGCCGCGTGCTGTACCTGTACAACAAGATGCTGCAGCAGCGGCAGAGCTTCATCCACTGGCAGCGGAAGCGCATCAGACAGCGGGCACAGCGGCACCTGGGACTGGTgagtggggatggggacacagagCTGGGACCACACCAGGGTGCCGGGGCGGTGGGTGCCACCATCCCCCAACCCCAGGTTGGTTTCACCGTGTTTGGGCTGCTCAACCCAAGCCCCACACGGCGCTGGCCTCGCTGCAGGGGATACCACTGGTGGAGTGGTGCTGCCGGCGCTGGCCGTGGCTGCGCCGCTGGGTGCGCCAGAACTGCACGGTGTGCGAGATGCCCAAGACCCCCCAGGACCAGGTCTGCCCGGTGCCCACCTGCGGTGCTTGGTACTGTGACCAGTGCTGGAAGGAGGCGGGTGGCACGTGCCTCGCCTGCACCCCTGGGGACGGCAGCATCTCCCAGGACAGCAGCGAGGAGGACATGCAGTACGCGGCCTGAGGGTGGCCGGCAATAAAGGCtgtgccccgccccccccccgcagaCCCCCCTGCAGGGTGCGGAGTGGGGTCTGTGGGGTGCAGGTCTCTGGTGTACGGAGTGGTGAAAGGGGCTGTGAGGGCCATGGGGGTGGAGGGTCTTCTGGGTGTGGGGTGGTGAAGGTAGGGGGTTCTGATGGAtgggggggaaggcaggggtCTCAGGTGTACGGACAGTGCAGGTGGGGGTCTCTGCTCTATGGAATGGTGAAGGTGGGGGGCTCTGGTGTATGGGATAGTGCAGGTGGGGGTCTCTGCTCTACAGAATGGTGAAGGTGGGGGGCTCTGGTGCATGGGATAGTGCAGGTGGGGGTCTCTGCTCTACAGAATGGTGAAGGTGGGGGGCTCTGGTGTATGGGATAGTGCAGTTGGGGGTCTCTGCTGTATGCGGCGATTAAGGCAGGGGTCTCAGGTGTACAGACAGTGCAGGTGGGGGTCTCTGCTCTATGGAATGGTGAAGGTGGGGGGCTCTGGTGTATGGGATAGTGCAGTTGGGGGTCTCTGCTGTATGCGGCGATTAAGGCAGGGGGCTCTGGTGTATGGGTTGGGGAAAGCAGGGGTAGCTGGTGTATGGGGTAATGAGGTGGGGGTCTCCACTGTATGTGGTGGTGAAGGCAGGGGGCTTTGGAGCATGGGATGGTGAAGGTGGGGGCCTCCACTGTACTGGGGTATGAAGGTGGGGGTCTCTGCTGCATGGGGTGAAGAAGGTGAGGGTCTCCAGAGCATGGGGTGGAGAAGACGGGTGTGTCCAGAGCATGGGATGGAGTTGGCAGGGGTCTCTGCTGCATGGAATGAAGAAGGTGGGGTCTCCAGAGCATGGGATGGAGATAGCGGGGGTCTCTGGTGCGCAGGGTGGAGTTTGCAAGGGTCTCCAGAGCACAGGGTGCCAGAGGTGGGTGTCTCTGGAGCGTGgggtgctggaggcagggggTCTCTGGAGTGAGGGGTGGAGTTGGTGGGGGTCTCCGGAGCGTGGGGTGGCAAAGGTGGGGGTCTCCAGAGTGTGGCGTGAAAAAGGTGAGGGTCTCTGGAATGTGGggtggcagaggctgggctCTCCAGAGTGTGTGGCGGCAGAGGTGGGGGTCTCTGGAGTGTGGGGTGGCGGAGGCGGGGGTCCCTGGAGCGGGGGGTgggcgggggtcccggcccaCCACAGGGGGCGGGGCTCGAGGGCGGGGCCCGGGCAGCGGCCCACAGCCGCAGGCACAGGCGGAGCCCCGGAGCGCTGCCGGGGGGGCGGGCCCGAGGGGGCGGGCggcaggggccgggggcgggcctGGGGGCGGGCCGTGGGCGGGCCCGGGCCGTGGCTGGGCAGGAAGTTCCGCCCCCcggagcgggccgggccgggcggcggcggcggcggtggtgCCATgcgcggcgggagcggccgtggcggggcagctggggagccgCCGGCCGGGGACCACCGGGCCCcgctggggctgcggggggaccatggggggagggggggcgcgGGCGCTGCGGCTGCTCTGGCCTCTTCTCGCCGCGGGGCAGCTCATCGCCGCCGGCACCGGGACCAGCGGGAGCGGCGCAGGTGAGTGGGGACCTGAGGTCCGCGGGGGGGGTCCCCGGTCTGTGTGTGTCGtgcgcccccccctcccctcccagcccgcGGGGGTTAGCTCCTCGCCTCCCCCCCGGCCATCGCGCGGGCACCCTCAGGGACCGGCAGCAGCCAGGcggggggggagcgggcgggcagCCGGGACCGGGGGCCGCAGCCCCGCGGGATGCTCGGTGCTCCGCCCCCCCGTGGGAGCGCGTAGCCCTGGGAACCCGCGttccctgggctggtggggagcggGGTCTGCGGGGGACCCCCGCCGCTCCAGCAACTGCCGGGCCCCCGGAGGGTGGGGGTCCACGGAgaccggggggggggcgctgcggggcgggggggactAATGAGTCAGCCGGGCCGggcctcccagccctgccccagtcCCCGAGCTGGTTGTACTGGGCGGCTGGGCCGGGGCTGACGCAAGGCCTGGCAGGGGACCCCGTCCCGAGCAGGGGGGAGATGCGCCCCCGTCGCCCTGCCGCAGTCCCCCGCGGGGGTCACCTCCAGCCCCCTTGGAGCCATGCCCCGGGcgctgtgggcagggggtgcccggggCGGGGACTGGGGGGACCATGGGCGCTGCTGGGGTGAGCCCACGGGGGTCCCAGTTCCTGCTTCCCACCCCGGACTCCAGCCTgggccctgggggggctggttgGGATGGGGGCAGCAcagggggtgctggctgggatgGGGGACAGGGGGTGACCGCGTGGTGATGGGTgactgtgtggggctgagctgcaaTGGGCGACGGGGCTGGAATGGgtgccggggggtggggggctgcaaTGGGTGACAGGGCTGGGACGGCTGACcaaggggtggggggctgcaaTAGGTGATGGGGCTGGGACAGGTGTCTGgagggggggcgcggggctgtGATGGGTGACGGGGCTGGAATGGGtgcccgggggtggggggtgctgtgATGGGGGGTGCTGTGATGGGTGACCAGGCTGGGACAGGTGACTGGGCTGGAATGGGTaactggggtggggtgggtgacTGGGGGGGTGGGCTGCAGACAGGTGACCAGGCTGTGATGGGTGATGGGTGACTGGGCGGGTTGGGCTGTGGTGGGTGACAGGGCTGGGATGGGTGACTGGGGGAGGGTGGGCTGCAGTGGGTGACAGGGCTGGGACAGGTGATGGGGGGCGGAGGGGCTGCGAtgggtgctggagcagctctgtcCCCATGCAGGTGACAGCTCACGGCAGCGCCACGCAGAACTGGGACGCTCCTGGCACATGACCCCGTGGGTCCTGCGGGACAACCAGACTCTCAGCCTGGCAGAGGCAACCCAGGTGAGCCCTCGCCCGCATTCCTGGGGCGCTTGTGCCACTAAGGGGCTTGTCACAGCTGGGAgggggggctgcctgcaccccgccacctccccctgcccccttcccACTGCAGGAGACCCACCATTCAGGCCCCGTGTCCTTGAGGGTCCAAACACGCAGAGGGTCCGGGCACCCCaggggcagtggggagggggcgTCCAGCAAATTCCTGTCCTCTGCCGGTGCCAGGCGGGACCTCGGTGGGTCGGGGCACCCACCCTCCCGGCGCTCCTCCCGGCTGTGGCGGAAGGGCCCAGCCCGCCCCATGGCCGTTGGGAGTCTCTCTGGCGTTTCCGCCGCGCTGCACCGGGCAGGAAGCGCgaggggcggtgggggggggcCGCTCCGTCTGACACCCCCTTCCCCGCACAATGAGCCCGGGAGGGAGGGACGCTTCCTGCAGGGTGCGAGGGCGGGGGCCAACAGAGGATCCCTTCCGCCCCCTCCCTCCAGGCACGCGCCAGGTGGGTCCCCGGCCCCCCTTCGATGCCCCACCCTGGGGGTCATGGCATTTCAGGGGGGGTGTGGGGATGGGAGGGGACCCCACGGCTTGGCGCAGGGTCAGGTCCCCCTGGGGCAGGAGGTTCTCCTGTAACcgctgcctgtggcaggggggctTCCCTGCCCGGCTGCGGgtcctgctggagctggaggggacgcggctggtgctggagctggagcagaacTGGTGAGTCggtggctggctggggcagagcaggggcgTGAGTGGGatgggggtcctgggggtccCGTATCTGTGGAATGATATGTGCAGGGTGGGGCTTCCATGGGGTCCATCTCCATCCATGGTGCACAAAGAGGGTCTGGGGGACCCTCTCTCCATCCGTGGTGCATGTGGAATGGGGGTCCCTTGTTCCCCTTCTCCATCATGTGGGA
The sequence above is drawn from the Falco naumanni isolate bFalNau1 chromosome 20, bFalNau1.pat, whole genome shotgun sequence genome and encodes:
- the DCST1 gene encoding E3 ubiquitin-protein ligase DCST1 codes for the protein MVSLLPAPCSQFLWSQPDQYRASKFFLGACVGIIFGLGVTALGWATSPHFRCATLLMVPKFLGKEGRVYVLSIVLAAIYNGPVTNTWHNLEEVTRMLGCVTEMQINHTRRLWQLMMDPMRKVMEDLMWSGETLSTEMQNISHAFMALNEEVASEAGYDLKQQQSKQQPKPEQHPKPQATQSTQQLYEMKTKMRCVYMIQLGMQRCWDWFDELYQACLAQVAVPIISHLLCLPMKFKFLCHIARLMQTWCQDRIPVEGNFGQMYDMVNNSVDSLSQEFTANIVVQEEHREMLMGANITSEQLLEEVKKQLQQHGAYVGQAVTFFRLLLSFTFLLVFISAFSYTRKYCKDISFDNIYISTYFRQIDARRKKQHKRTLLPLRRAEVSTIIFPCRLTMQTPEVQSMVLQLLECVAPLILLILACILDHVLFTTLSVIQQHSFVQYSFQSSHHLVVHVMGTSLMARLLRTTIGVLNSSSDTSLETSNIACLPQPQSMKRQEYLSSCLPLALLALLCLVQVYMYRLRRVIAAFYFPKREKSRVLYLYNKMLQQRQSFIHWQRKRIRQRAQRHLGLPHTALASLQGIPLVEWCCRRWPWLRRWVRQNCTVCEMPKTPQDQVCPVPTCGAWYCDQCWKEAGGTCLACTPGDGSISQDSSEEDMQYAA